From the genome of Geobacter sp. SVR, one region includes:
- a CDS encoding AMP-binding protein, whose product MSQPITLTVGGLLDDMARRFPDNDALVYPERGLRYSYHQFNELCRQVAKGLLAMGIKKGDHLSIWAYNVPEWVILQFATAKIGAVLVTVNTSYKSAELEYILNQSDSTTLFMVRSFKDSDYVQTVNDVIPELTTSQPGQLNTPKLPHLKRVIFIGDNTPAGMLNFNSIIGQGKDISDQRLAAVEAGLDCHDTINMQYTSGTTGFPKGVMLTHYNVVNNGYNIGECMRLTEKDRLCIPVPFFHCFGCVLGVMACVTHGTTMVPVEIFDPLKVLQTIEKEKCTAVHGVPTMFIAELEHPQFKTFDLTSLRTGIMAGSNCPIEVMKKVIADMHASEITIAYGQTESSPVITQTRTDDAIELRVATVGRALPDVEVKIVDIETGATLPPGKQGELCTRGYLVMKGYYKMPDETARAIDGDNWLHTGDLAIMDENGYCKITGRIKNMIIRGGENIYPREIEEYLYTHPKISDVQVYGVPDRKYGEQVMASIILKKGMTMDEEEVRAFCRDKIANYKIPKYVRFVENYPMTASGKIQKFKMREMAIKEMQLDEAGPTA is encoded by the coding sequence ATGTCGCAACCGATCACACTGACTGTCGGCGGGCTTTTGGACGACATGGCCCGCCGTTTTCCCGACAACGATGCGCTGGTCTACCCCGAGCGCGGCCTGCGCTACAGCTACCACCAGTTCAACGAGCTCTGCCGCCAGGTGGCCAAAGGGCTCCTGGCCATGGGCATCAAAAAAGGGGACCACCTCTCGATCTGGGCCTACAACGTACCGGAATGGGTGATCCTGCAATTCGCCACCGCCAAGATCGGCGCCGTACTGGTCACGGTCAACACCAGCTACAAGAGTGCTGAACTGGAATACATCCTCAACCAGTCCGACTCCACCACCCTCTTCATGGTGCGCAGCTTCAAAGACTCCGACTACGTCCAGACCGTCAACGACGTGATCCCCGAACTCACCACCAGTCAGCCGGGCCAGCTGAACACCCCCAAACTGCCCCACCTCAAACGGGTGATCTTCATCGGCGACAACACCCCGGCCGGCATGCTCAACTTCAACAGCATCATCGGCCAGGGAAAAGACATCAGCGACCAGCGCCTGGCCGCCGTGGAAGCCGGGCTGGACTGCCACGACACCATCAACATGCAGTACACCTCCGGCACCACCGGCTTTCCCAAAGGGGTCATGCTGACCCACTACAACGTCGTCAACAACGGCTACAACATCGGCGAATGCATGCGCCTGACCGAAAAGGACCGGCTCTGCATCCCGGTGCCCTTCTTCCACTGCTTCGGCTGCGTGCTGGGGGTCATGGCCTGCGTCACCCACGGCACCACCATGGTCCCGGTGGAAATCTTCGACCCGCTCAAAGTCCTGCAGACCATCGAAAAGGAAAAATGCACCGCCGTCCACGGCGTCCCCACCATGTTCATCGCCGAACTGGAACACCCCCAATTCAAAACCTTCGACCTCACCAGCCTCAGAACCGGCATCATGGCCGGCTCCAACTGCCCCATCGAAGTCATGAAAAAGGTCATAGCCGACATGCACGCCTCTGAAATCACCATCGCCTACGGCCAGACCGAATCCTCACCGGTCATCACCCAGACCCGCACGGACGACGCCATCGAACTGCGGGTAGCCACCGTAGGCCGGGCCCTGCCGGACGTGGAAGTCAAAATCGTCGACATCGAAACCGGAGCCACGTTGCCCCCCGGCAAACAGGGGGAACTGTGCACGCGCGGCTATTTGGTCATGAAAGGCTACTACAAAATGCCGGACGAAACCGCCCGTGCCATTGACGGCGACAACTGGCTGCACACCGGCGACCTGGCCATCATGGACGAAAACGGCTACTGCAAAATCACGGGCCGCATCAAAAACATGATCATCCGCGGTGGGGAGAACATCTACCCCCGTGAAATCGAAGAATACCTCTACACCCATCCCAAGATCAGCGACGTCCAGGTCTACGGCGTGCCTGACCGCAAATACGGCGAGCAGGTCATGGCCTCGATCATCCTCAAAAAGGGCATGACAATGGATGAAGAGGAAGTGCGTGCCTTCTGCCGTGACAAAATCGCCAACTACAAGATCCCGAAGTATGTACGCTTCGTCGAGAACTACCCGATGACCGCCAGCGGCAAGATCCAGAAGTTCAAGATGCGTGAGATGGCGATCAAGGAGATGCAGCTGGATGAGGCGGGGCCGACGGCGTGA
- a CDS encoding 4Fe-4S dicluster domain-containing protein, whose protein sequence is MKRIYTIEDACIGCHLCEIGCITEHSLSKDPVKAFLHEKERPISRCTVEERDGGVISLSTTCRHCDEPDCLRACISGAIQKNAEGVVRIDREQCVGCWSCVMACPYGAIQRNLASKKANKCDLCPDRETPACVDACPNRALVYREGSQK, encoded by the coding sequence ATGAAACGAATCTACACCATCGAAGACGCCTGTATCGGCTGCCACTTGTGCGAAATCGGCTGCATCACCGAACATTCGCTTTCCAAGGACCCTGTCAAGGCATTCCTGCACGAGAAAGAGCGGCCCATTTCACGCTGCACCGTGGAGGAGCGGGACGGCGGCGTGATATCCCTGTCCACCACCTGCCGGCACTGCGACGAACCGGACTGCCTGCGGGCCTGCATCTCCGGCGCCATTCAGAAGAATGCCGAAGGGGTTGTCCGCATCGACCGCGAACAGTGCGTGGGCTGCTGGTCGTGCGTGATGGCCTGCCCCTACGGTGCGATCCAGCGAAACCTCGCCAGCAAGAAGGCCAACAAGTGCGACCTCTGTCCGGATCGCGAAACACCGGCGTGTGTCGATGCCTGCCCCAACAGAGCACTCGTGTACCGGGAGGGAAGCCAGAAATGA
- a CDS encoding sigma-54 dependent transcriptional regulator gives MAKILIIDDDQLVCQSLSLVARRKGHEADCAHTLAVGLKKASQELFDVVFLDVRLPDGNGLDALPHLEKLPHAPEIIIMTGYGDPSGAELAIKSGVWDYLEKGASVREIMLSLVRALQYRKQKQAGAAAGVAASLKREDIIGCSPQLMCCLDQVAQAAASDASVLITGETGTGKELFARAVHRNSLRANRPFVVVDCAALPETLIESMLFGHEKGVFTGADQAREGLIRQADGGTLFLDEIGEMPLTLQKAFLRVLQERRFRPLGSTRELTSDFRLVAATNRNLEEMVRQERFRNDLLFRLRSFVIELPVLRGRAEDVRQLARYHVDRLCERYAVPPKGFAPEFLKHLAAYAWPGNVRELVNALERAIVAARSEVILFPKHLPMQIRIEVMRSSLRKDSLVPPAEPAAEQAEPKDLPKIQAFRDSVYNRAEQQYLHDLMVQADHDIGRACRISGLSQSRLYALLKKQSTPPDKHLKPRPSHPAEAEADPTP, from the coding sequence ATGGCCAAGATCCTGATCATCGATGACGACCAGCTGGTATGCCAGTCGCTTTCCCTGGTGGCCCGGCGCAAGGGACACGAGGCCGACTGCGCCCATACCCTGGCAGTCGGATTGAAAAAGGCGTCCCAGGAACTCTTCGATGTGGTTTTTCTCGACGTGCGCCTGCCGGACGGCAACGGTTTGGATGCGCTGCCTCACCTGGAAAAGCTGCCGCATGCGCCGGAAATCATCATCATGACCGGCTACGGCGACCCGAGCGGGGCGGAACTGGCCATCAAGAGCGGTGTCTGGGACTATCTGGAAAAGGGGGCCTCGGTCAGGGAGATAATGCTTTCGCTGGTGCGTGCTCTTCAGTACCGCAAGCAGAAGCAGGCCGGAGCGGCCGCAGGAGTCGCGGCATCCCTGAAGCGGGAGGACATCATCGGCTGCAGCCCGCAGCTCATGTGCTGTCTCGATCAGGTGGCCCAGGCGGCTGCCAGCGATGCCAGCGTGCTGATCACCGGAGAAACCGGCACCGGCAAGGAGCTGTTCGCCCGGGCGGTGCACCGGAACAGTCTCCGGGCCAACCGTCCCTTTGTTGTGGTGGATTGCGCCGCCCTGCCCGAGACCCTGATCGAGAGTATGCTGTTCGGCCACGAAAAGGGGGTCTTCACCGGGGCGGATCAGGCCCGGGAGGGATTGATCCGCCAGGCTGACGGCGGTACTTTGTTTCTTGATGAGATCGGCGAGATGCCGCTGACCCTGCAGAAGGCTTTCTTACGGGTATTGCAGGAGCGTCGTTTCCGTCCTTTGGGAAGCACGCGTGAACTTACCAGCGATTTCAGGCTGGTGGCTGCCACCAACCGCAACCTGGAGGAGATGGTCAGGCAGGAGCGTTTCCGAAACGACCTGCTGTTCCGGCTGCGCTCCTTTGTGATCGAGCTGCCCGTGCTGCGGGGGCGCGCCGAGGATGTCCGGCAGTTGGCCCGCTACCATGTGGACCGCCTCTGCGAACGCTACGCCGTGCCCCCCAAGGGGTTTGCCCCTGAATTCCTGAAGCACCTGGCCGCCTATGCCTGGCCCGGCAATGTTCGTGAACTGGTCAATGCGCTGGAACGTGCCATTGTGGCTGCCCGCTCCGAAGTGATCCTCTTTCCGAAACACCTGCCGATGCAGATCCGGATCGAAGTCATGCGCAGCTCCCTGAGGAAGGACAGCCTTGTTCCTCCTGCAGAACCGGCAGCAGAGCAGGCGGAGCCAAAGGACCTCCCCAAGATCCAGGCCTTCCGCGATTCGGTCTATAACCGTGCCGAGCAGCAGTACTTGCATGACCTGATGGTCCAGGCCGACCACGATATCGGCAGGGCCTGCCGGATTTCGGGGCTGTCCCAGTCGCGTCTGTACGCCCTGCTGAAGAAGCAGAGCACGCCGCCCGACAAACATCTCAAGCCCCGGCCGTCACACCCGGCAGAAGCGGAAGCCGACCCCACTCCCTAG
- a CDS encoding glutamate synthase-related protein yields MLYKSVNESFNEFIVERSDPKCIRCKVCVRQCAYEVHRYVESDDCLIEDHTLCIGCRRCSALCPTGAITIRANQEVFKKNESWSTAHIRNVYAQADTGGILLAAMGNPAKYPIFWDHLLLDASQVTNPSIDPLREPMELRTYLGKKPDNIEVVRDPATGAPSLKTKLTPQLKLEYPFIFSAMSYGALNLNAHRAMAAAAEELGTIYNTGEGGLHKDLYKYGKNVIVQVASGRFGVSEQYLNAGVGIEIKIGQGAKPGIGGHLPGEKVNDQISETRMIPIGSDAISPAPHHDIYSIEDLRQLIYALKEATNYTKPVSVKIAAVHHIAAIASGVARAGADIITIDGFRGGTGAAPQVIRDNVGIPMELALAAVDSRLRDEGIRNQVSIVVGGGVRSSGDAIKAIALGADAINMGTSTLLALGCTLCQRCYTGKCPWGITTNNPYLAKRLNPELGAEKLVNLVHAWGHEMKEILGGMGLNALESLRGNRYKLRAVGLSEKEMYLLGVMPAGE; encoded by the coding sequence GTGCTTTACAAATCAGTGAACGAATCCTTCAACGAGTTCATCGTCGAACGGAGCGATCCCAAATGCATACGCTGCAAGGTATGCGTACGTCAGTGCGCCTACGAGGTGCATCGCTATGTAGAATCCGATGACTGCCTGATTGAGGACCACACGCTCTGCATAGGCTGCCGGCGCTGTTCCGCCCTGTGTCCGACCGGAGCCATCACCATCCGCGCCAACCAGGAGGTCTTCAAGAAGAACGAGTCCTGGTCAACGGCCCACATCCGCAACGTGTACGCCCAGGCCGATACCGGCGGCATATTGCTGGCCGCCATGGGTAATCCGGCCAAGTACCCGATCTTCTGGGACCATCTGCTGCTCGATGCGTCGCAGGTCACCAACCCCTCCATCGACCCCCTGCGCGAACCGATGGAGCTGCGTACCTACCTGGGGAAGAAACCGGATAACATCGAGGTGGTGCGCGACCCCGCCACCGGTGCTCCCAGCCTGAAGACAAAACTCACTCCGCAGCTCAAACTGGAGTATCCCTTCATTTTCTCGGCCATGAGCTACGGCGCCCTGAACCTGAATGCCCATCGCGCCATGGCCGCTGCCGCCGAAGAGCTGGGCACGATCTACAACACCGGTGAGGGGGGGCTGCACAAGGACCTCTACAAGTACGGCAAGAACGTCATCGTCCAGGTCGCCTCGGGGCGCTTCGGCGTCAGCGAACAGTATCTGAACGCCGGCGTGGGAATCGAAATCAAGATCGGCCAGGGAGCCAAGCCGGGTATCGGCGGGCACCTGCCGGGCGAGAAGGTCAACGACCAGATTTCCGAAACCCGCATGATCCCGATCGGCTCCGACGCCATCTCGCCGGCACCGCATCACGACATCTACTCGATCGAGGACTTGCGCCAGCTGATCTATGCGCTCAAGGAAGCCACCAACTACACCAAGCCGGTTTCGGTCAAGATCGCTGCCGTGCATCACATTGCCGCCATCGCCTCCGGCGTGGCCCGTGCCGGTGCCGACATCATCACCATCGACGGATTCCGGGGGGGGACCGGGGCAGCGCCTCAGGTCATCCGCGACAATGTCGGCATTCCCATGGAACTGGCACTGGCGGCCGTGGATTCCCGCCTGCGCGACGAAGGGATCCGCAACCAGGTTTCGATCGTGGTCGGCGGTGGGGTACGCTCCTCCGGCGACGCCATCAAGGCCATCGCCCTGGGAGCCGACGCCATCAACATGGGCACCTCGACCCTGCTGGCCTTGGGCTGCACCCTCTGCCAGCGCTGCTACACCGGCAAATGTCCCTGGGGCATCACCACCAACAACCCCTACCTGGCCAAGCGCCTCAACCCGGAACTGGGAGCGGAAAAGCTGGTCAACCTGGTGCACGCCTGGGGCCACGAAATGAAAGAGATCCTGGGGGGCATGGGTCTGAACGCCCTGGAATCGTTGCGCGGCAACCGGTACAAGCTGCGGGCAGTTGGTCTTTCCGAAAAAGAAATGTACTTGCTCGGCGTCATGCCGGCAGGGGAGTAA
- a CDS encoding ATP-binding protein encodes MKWPSWCIRINPLSIAIFYACIGGIWLLLVSTQVVTSFLIDPSAFKQIELHNTIFVLATAWLLYVMIRKSESGILQRKQALGRLNRALKAYSECNQALIRATDEMQLMQSICRTIVQVGGYRVAWVGLAEHDDELSIHPVVQWGDETGYLKNLKTNWSDTDRGRGPTGTAIRTGRPVVAQYIEYDPKWMQWRDEALRHGFASSISLPLSSDHQVFAALVIFAGEPNAFDGHEVKLLGELANDLSYGITALRAAQARKASERERRLLASVIEQAKEGLFLFDAEGVIQYVNPAIETITGRPPQVMIGANIHALEHQDDDHHFYATILNAIPHSEGYTGQLSYRRNDGVTFEINVSTWSVSDQSGKVISYVALIRDVTNERQLERQLRRAQRMESIGTLAGGIAHDFNNTLASIITCSEMAIAETPSESPLHELLDVILKSGLRGKHLVKQILTFSRRGEQEPQEVQVDLIVNECLKLVRASQPASIEIALNLGKELGQVLADPTQIHQIVMNLCTNSLHAMRCQPHGVLEVWLDNADLDGAAAASIGNLAPGSYLRLMVRDTGHGIDPGTMERIFDPFFTTKSQKEGTGLGLSVIHGIVRNHRGAITVESEPGRGATFCVYLPRIEAAGRPRGDLRPVQAEHGSERILLVDDEEDLVFAGQRMLRQLGYNVVARSDPRQALQLFRAQPDSFDIVITDQTMPRMNGTELAREISLIRPDIPIVLCTGYDPLSSGAATGDGETAEYICELALKPLERAEIAGLIRRALDDAHARREPDGQDPDHR; translated from the coding sequence TTGAAGTGGCCATCCTGGTGCATACGCATCAACCCGCTCAGCATCGCCATTTTCTACGCCTGCATCGGCGGTATCTGGCTGCTCCTGGTGTCCACCCAGGTGGTGACCTCCTTTCTGATCGATCCCAGCGCCTTCAAGCAGATCGAGCTGCACAATACGATTTTCGTCCTGGCAACGGCCTGGCTCCTGTACGTCATGATCCGCAAGAGCGAGTCGGGCATCCTGCAGCGCAAACAGGCGCTGGGGCGCCTCAACCGGGCGCTCAAGGCCTACAGCGAGTGCAATCAGGCCCTGATCCGGGCCACGGACGAGATGCAGCTGATGCAGTCCATCTGCCGGACCATCGTCCAGGTCGGAGGATACCGGGTGGCCTGGGTCGGCTTGGCCGAACACGATGACGAGCTGAGCATACACCCGGTGGTGCAGTGGGGCGATGAAACCGGGTACCTGAAGAACCTGAAGACGAACTGGTCCGATACCGATCGTGGACGGGGGCCGACCGGCACTGCCATCAGGACCGGCAGGCCGGTGGTGGCCCAGTACATCGAATACGATCCGAAATGGATGCAGTGGCGCGATGAGGCGCTCAGGCACGGTTTCGCCTCTTCCATCTCTCTGCCGCTCAGCAGCGATCATCAGGTCTTTGCCGCACTGGTCATCTTCGCCGGGGAACCGAACGCCTTTGACGGCCATGAAGTCAAACTGCTGGGCGAACTCGCCAATGACCTGTCCTACGGCATCACCGCCCTCAGGGCCGCCCAGGCACGCAAGGCCAGCGAACGGGAGCGCCGGCTGCTGGCCTCGGTGATCGAGCAGGCCAAGGAAGGGCTGTTCCTGTTTGACGCCGAGGGGGTGATCCAGTACGTCAATCCCGCCATCGAAACCATCACCGGCCGGCCTCCCCAGGTGATGATCGGAGCAAACATCCATGCGCTGGAGCATCAGGACGACGACCACCACTTCTACGCCACCATCCTGAACGCCATCCCCCACAGCGAGGGCTATACCGGCCAGCTCTCCTACCGGCGCAACGACGGCGTGACTTTCGAGATCAACGTCAGCACCTGGTCTGTGTCGGACCAGAGCGGGAAGGTAATCAGCTATGTGGCCCTGATCCGGGACGTGACCAACGAAAGGCAGCTGGAACGGCAGCTGCGCAGGGCGCAGCGGATGGAGTCCATCGGCACCCTGGCGGGCGGGATCGCCCATGACTTCAACAACACGCTGGCATCGATCATCACCTGTTCCGAGATGGCCATCGCGGAGACCCCGTCCGAAAGCCCGCTGCACGAGCTCCTGGACGTGATCCTGAAATCGGGGCTGCGCGGCAAGCACCTGGTCAAGCAGATTTTGACCTTCAGCCGCAGGGGAGAGCAGGAACCGCAGGAGGTCCAGGTCGATTTGATCGTGAACGAGTGCCTGAAGCTGGTGCGGGCGTCCCAGCCCGCTTCCATCGAAATAGCGCTGAACCTGGGCAAGGAGCTGGGACAGGTGCTGGCCGATCCGACCCAGATTCATCAGATCGTGATGAATCTCTGCACCAATTCCCTGCACGCCATGCGCTGCCAGCCCCACGGCGTGCTGGAGGTCTGGCTGGACAACGCCGATCTGGACGGCGCTGCCGCGGCCTCCATCGGCAACCTGGCGCCGGGTTCCTACCTGCGCCTCATGGTGCGGGACACCGGGCACGGCATCGATCCCGGCACCATGGAGAGGATCTTCGACCCCTTCTTCACCACCAAATCGCAGAAAGAGGGTACCGGGCTGGGGCTATCGGTGATCCACGGCATTGTCAGGAACCATCGCGGCGCCATTACCGTGGAGAGCGAGCCGGGCAGGGGGGCCACCTTCTGCGTGTACCTGCCGCGAATCGAAGCTGCCGGCCGGCCCAGGGGAGATTTGCGGCCGGTGCAGGCCGAGCACGGCAGTGAACGCATTCTGCTGGTGGACGACGAAGAGGACCTGGTGTTCGCCGGACAGCGCATGCTCAGGCAGCTCGGCTACAACGTGGTGGCCAGGAGCGATCCGCGCCAGGCCCTGCAGCTGTTCCGCGCCCAGCCGGACAGTTTCGATATCGTCATCACCGACCAGACCATGCCGCGTATGAACGGCACTGAACTGGCCCGCGAGATAAGCCTGATCCGGCCGGATATCCCGATCGTCCTCTGCACCGGCTACGATCCCCTCTCAAGCGGTGCCGCCACCGGGGATGGCGAAACCGCCGAATACATCTGCGAACTGGCGTTGAAACCGCTGGAGCGGGCCGAGATCGCCGGCCTGATCCGACGTGCGCTGGATGATGCCCATGCCCGGAGGGAGCCTGATGGCCAAGATCCTGATCATCGATGA